The Siniperca chuatsi isolate FFG_IHB_CAS linkage group LG7, ASM2008510v1, whole genome shotgun sequence genome includes a window with the following:
- the LOC122879525 gene encoding beta,beta-carotene 9',10'-oxygenase-like, with product MDTITQQNNAPAFKKSKNINHFTDVHGLPCIEKIVSSVEDTPEPISTDITGKIPEWINGSFLRNGPGKFEIGNQKFNHWFDGMALLHRFQISNGQVTYKSRFLSSDSYQANKEHNRITVSEFGTITVPDPCKNFFQRFLSRFELPKPTDNANVSFVTYKGDYYVSTETNVMHKVDPDTLETTEKVDWSKFIAVNGATAHPHSEPDGTTYNMGNSYTTKGAYYNIIRVPPTKKTAGETLEGATVLCSIPSVDKTKPSYYHSFAMSENYVVFIEQPIKMDLLKIVTGKLRGKSISESFLWDPKLNTIFHLIHKQTGKVCSIKYLAKPLSTLHQINAFEEDGLLIIDMCASDDGQAITNYNIQNLRKSGEALDEVYNTLCRIFPRRFVLPLNVDRDTPYDQNLNNRPNSAATSIRIAKSKVFCTHEDLHGKELHQYGGLEFPQINYGKYNTHPYRYFYGCGFRHLVGDTLIKMDLHGKHMKVWEQPGLYPSEPVFIPCPDATEEDDGVVLSVVITPNKDKSTFLLVLDAKTFEELGRAVVPVNIPYGFHGTFNATA from the exons ATGGACACCATCACACAACAGAACAATGCCCCAG CGTTTAAAAAATCCAAGAATATCAACCACTTCACAGATGTGCACGGTCTGCCTTGCATTGAGAAGATTGTGAGCTCAGTGGAGGACACCCCCGAGCCCATCAGCACCGACATCACTGGCAAAATCCCAGAATGGATCAACGGGAGCTTCTTGAGAAACGGGCCTGGGAAGTTTGAGATTGGAAACCAGAA GTTCAACCACTGGTTCGATGGTATGGCTCTCCTGCACCGGTTCCAAATATCCAACGGTCAGGTGACTTACAAAAGCCGCTTCCTGTCCAGTGACAGTTACCAAGCCAACAAGGAGCACAACCGCATCACAGTGTCAGAGTTTGGCACCATCACCGTGCCAGACCCCTGTAAAAATTTCTTCCAGCGCTTCCTGTCAAGATTTGAATTACCAA AGCCCACAGATAATGCCAATGTGAGCTTTGTGACCTACAAGGGTGATTATTATGTCAGCACGGAAACCAATGTCATGCACAAGGTGGACCCTGACACACTAGAGACAACTGAGAAG GTGGACTGGAGCAAATTCATTGCTGTGAACGGAGCGACCGCACACCCTCACAGCGAGCCTGATGGAACAACGTACAACATGGGGAATTCCTACACCACTAAAG GAGCGTACTACAACATCATCCGAGTGCCACCGACCAAGAAAACAGCGGGGGAGACCCTGGAGGGAGCCACAGTGCTGTGCTCTATTCCCTCAGTGGACAAGACCAAACCATCCTACTACCACAGCTTTG CAATGTCGGAGAACTACGTGGTGTTCATTGAGCAGCCCATCAAGATGGACCTGTTGAAGATTGTGACAGGCAAGCTGAGAGGGAAGAGCATCAGTGAAAGCTTTCTCTGGGACCCGAAACTCAACACTATCTTCCACCTGATTCACAAGCAGACAGGGAAG GTATGCTCCATCAAGTACCTTGCCAAGCCGCTGTCAACCTTGCACCAGATCAATGCATTCGAGGAGGACGGCTTGTTGATCATAGATATGTGTGCTTCGGATGATGGCCAGGCAATCACTAACTACAACATCCAGAACCTGCGCAAGTCTGGAGAAGCTCTTGATGAG GTGTATAACACCTTGTGTAGAATCTTCCCACGTCGTTTCGTTCTGCCTCTCAATGTGGACCGTGATACGCCCTACGACCAGAACTTGAACAACCGGCCCAACAGCGCAGCCACTTCGATAAGAATTGCCAAGAGCAAG GTCTTCTGTACCCATGAGGACCTCCACGGAAAGGAACTTCATCAATATGGAGGTCTGGAGTTCCCTCAGATCAACTACGGCAAGTACAACACGCACCCCTACCGCTACTTCTACGGCTGCGGCTTCAGACATCTTGTAGGAGACACACTGATCAAGATGGACCTCCACGGGAAACACATGAAG GTGTGGGAACAACCTGGTCTTTATCCCTCCGAACCAGTCTTTATACCCTGCCCTGATGCCACGGAGGAGGATGATGGTGTCGTCTTGTCTGTGGTCATCACTCCCAATAAG GACAAGAGTACGTTCCTCCTGGTTTTAGATGCCAAGACGTTCGAGGAGCTGGGCAGGGCTGTGGTGCCTGTCAACATCCCCTACGGTTTCCACGGGACATTCAATGCCACGGCATAG
- the LOC122879529 gene encoding uncharacterized protein LOC122879529 isoform X1, whose amino-acid sequence MRDCVYRSSRVPHTSREFKVYLMATDGCSPAIFFCTCENAFYFEVHGSLFKAAKTDVVEDNFKISDQHCKHLIRSEDNKFLLLNAEGQFQVQNLTTQQQCQADCKFNIQIYKESSQVGRKGRAVMLYANRDGKKIVACCNEKHEIYPEAMDLPQYIGETAHKAVFYLMHLANQTNKFMFESSLYPAKFLGFEPIGDNPSLAKLVLRHKGDEVDESCEVSFSDCHAFKNAIVTKPSCLFH is encoded by the exons atgagggactGCGTTTATCgctccagtagagttccacaCACTTCCAGAGAATTCAAG GTCTACCTGATGGCTACCGATGGCTGCTCCCCTGctatatttttttgtacatgtgagAATGCCTTCTACTTTGAAG TCCACGGCTCCCTATTTAAAGCGGCTAAAACAG ATGTGGTTGAAGACAATTTCAAAATTTCCGATCAGCACTGTAAACATTTGATCCGAAGCGAGGACAACAAATTCCTGCTTTTAAATGCTGAGGGACAATTTCAAGTGCAAAACTTAACTACACAGCAGCAATGTCAGGCGG ACTGCAAATTCAACATCCAGATTTACAAAGAATCTAGCCAAGTGGGAAGGAAGGGGAGGGCGGTCATGCTATATGCCAATAGAGATGGCAAGAAGATAGTGGCGTGCTGCAATGAGAAGCATGAAATTTATCCTGAGGCAATG gATCTTCCACAGTACATTGGGGAAACTGCACACAAGGCAGTGTTCTACCTGATGCACCTCGCTAACCAGACTAACAAGTTTATGTTTGAGTCCTCTTTGTACCCGGCTAAATTCCTGGGATTTGAGCCCATTGGGGATAATCCCTCTCTGGCCAAACTGGTCCTGCGTCATAAAGGTGATGAAGTGGATGAGTCTTGCGAGGTTTCTTTTTCTGACTgtcatgcatttaaaaatgccaTCGTAACAAAACCATCCTGTCTGTTTCATTAA
- the LOC122879529 gene encoding uncharacterized protein LOC122879529 isoform X2 translates to MRDCVYRSSRVPHTSREFKVYLMATDGCSPAIFFCTCENAFYFEAAKTDVVEDNFKISDQHCKHLIRSEDNKFLLLNAEGQFQVQNLTTQQQCQADCKFNIQIYKESSQVGRKGRAVMLYANRDGKKIVACCNEKHEIYPEAMDLPQYIGETAHKAVFYLMHLANQTNKFMFESSLYPAKFLGFEPIGDNPSLAKLVLRHKGDEVDESCEVSFSDCHAFKNAIVTKPSCLFH, encoded by the exons atgagggactGCGTTTATCgctccagtagagttccacaCACTTCCAGAGAATTCAAG GTCTACCTGATGGCTACCGATGGCTGCTCCCCTGctatatttttttgtacatgtgagAATGCCTTCTACTTTGAAG CGGCTAAAACAG ATGTGGTTGAAGACAATTTCAAAATTTCCGATCAGCACTGTAAACATTTGATCCGAAGCGAGGACAACAAATTCCTGCTTTTAAATGCTGAGGGACAATTTCAAGTGCAAAACTTAACTACACAGCAGCAATGTCAGGCGG ACTGCAAATTCAACATCCAGATTTACAAAGAATCTAGCCAAGTGGGAAGGAAGGGGAGGGCGGTCATGCTATATGCCAATAGAGATGGCAAGAAGATAGTGGCGTGCTGCAATGAGAAGCATGAAATTTATCCTGAGGCAATG gATCTTCCACAGTACATTGGGGAAACTGCACACAAGGCAGTGTTCTACCTGATGCACCTCGCTAACCAGACTAACAAGTTTATGTTTGAGTCCTCTTTGTACCCGGCTAAATTCCTGGGATTTGAGCCCATTGGGGATAATCCCTCTCTGGCCAAACTGGTCCTGCGTCATAAAGGTGATGAAGTGGATGAGTCTTGCGAGGTTTCTTTTTCTGACTgtcatgcatttaaaaatgccaTCGTAACAAAACCATCCTGTCTGTTTCATTAA
- the LOC122879529 gene encoding uncharacterized protein LOC122879529 isoform X5, with product MRDCVYRSSRVPHTSREFKVYLMATDGCSPAIFFCTCENAFYFEVHGSLFKAAKTDCKFNIQIYKESSQVGRKGRAVMLYANRDGKKIVACCNEKHEIYPEAMDLPQYIGETAHKAVFYLMHLANQTNKFMFESSLYPAKFLGFEPIGDNPSLAKLVLRHKGDEVDESCEVSFSDCHAFKNAIVTKPSCLFH from the exons atgagggactGCGTTTATCgctccagtagagttccacaCACTTCCAGAGAATTCAAG GTCTACCTGATGGCTACCGATGGCTGCTCCCCTGctatatttttttgtacatgtgagAATGCCTTCTACTTTGAAG TCCACGGCTCCCTATTTAAAGCGGCTAAAACAG ACTGCAAATTCAACATCCAGATTTACAAAGAATCTAGCCAAGTGGGAAGGAAGGGGAGGGCGGTCATGCTATATGCCAATAGAGATGGCAAGAAGATAGTGGCGTGCTGCAATGAGAAGCATGAAATTTATCCTGAGGCAATG gATCTTCCACAGTACATTGGGGAAACTGCACACAAGGCAGTGTTCTACCTGATGCACCTCGCTAACCAGACTAACAAGTTTATGTTTGAGTCCTCTTTGTACCCGGCTAAATTCCTGGGATTTGAGCCCATTGGGGATAATCCCTCTCTGGCCAAACTGGTCCTGCGTCATAAAGGTGATGAAGTGGATGAGTCTTGCGAGGTTTCTTTTTCTGACTgtcatgcatttaaaaatgccaTCGTAACAAAACCATCCTGTCTGTTTCATTAA
- the LOC122879529 gene encoding uncharacterized protein LOC122879529 isoform X6 has protein sequence MRDCVYRSSRVPHTSREFKVYLMATDGCSPAIFFCTCENAFYFEAAKTDCKFNIQIYKESSQVGRKGRAVMLYANRDGKKIVACCNEKHEIYPEAMDLPQYIGETAHKAVFYLMHLANQTNKFMFESSLYPAKFLGFEPIGDNPSLAKLVLRHKGDEVDESCEVSFSDCHAFKNAIVTKPSCLFH, from the exons atgagggactGCGTTTATCgctccagtagagttccacaCACTTCCAGAGAATTCAAG GTCTACCTGATGGCTACCGATGGCTGCTCCCCTGctatatttttttgtacatgtgagAATGCCTTCTACTTTGAAG CGGCTAAAACAG ACTGCAAATTCAACATCCAGATTTACAAAGAATCTAGCCAAGTGGGAAGGAAGGGGAGGGCGGTCATGCTATATGCCAATAGAGATGGCAAGAAGATAGTGGCGTGCTGCAATGAGAAGCATGAAATTTATCCTGAGGCAATG gATCTTCCACAGTACATTGGGGAAACTGCACACAAGGCAGTGTTCTACCTGATGCACCTCGCTAACCAGACTAACAAGTTTATGTTTGAGTCCTCTTTGTACCCGGCTAAATTCCTGGGATTTGAGCCCATTGGGGATAATCCCTCTCTGGCCAAACTGGTCCTGCGTCATAAAGGTGATGAAGTGGATGAGTCTTGCGAGGTTTCTTTTTCTGACTgtcatgcatttaaaaatgccaTCGTAACAAAACCATCCTGTCTGTTTCATTAA
- the LOC122879529 gene encoding uncharacterized protein LOC122879529 isoform X4 — MATDGCSPAIFFCTCENAFYFEAAKTDVVEDNFKISDQHCKHLIRSEDNKFLLLNAEGQFQVQNLTTQQQCQADCKFNIQIYKESSQVGRKGRAVMLYANRDGKKIVACCNEKHEIYPEAMDLPQYIGETAHKAVFYLMHLANQTNKFMFESSLYPAKFLGFEPIGDNPSLAKLVLRHKGDEVDESCEVSFSDCHAFKNAIVTKPSCLFH; from the exons ATGGCTACCGATGGCTGCTCCCCTGctatatttttttgtacatgtgagAATGCCTTCTACTTTGAAG CGGCTAAAACAG ATGTGGTTGAAGACAATTTCAAAATTTCCGATCAGCACTGTAAACATTTGATCCGAAGCGAGGACAACAAATTCCTGCTTTTAAATGCTGAGGGACAATTTCAAGTGCAAAACTTAACTACACAGCAGCAATGTCAGGCGG ACTGCAAATTCAACATCCAGATTTACAAAGAATCTAGCCAAGTGGGAAGGAAGGGGAGGGCGGTCATGCTATATGCCAATAGAGATGGCAAGAAGATAGTGGCGTGCTGCAATGAGAAGCATGAAATTTATCCTGAGGCAATG gATCTTCCACAGTACATTGGGGAAACTGCACACAAGGCAGTGTTCTACCTGATGCACCTCGCTAACCAGACTAACAAGTTTATGTTTGAGTCCTCTTTGTACCCGGCTAAATTCCTGGGATTTGAGCCCATTGGGGATAATCCCTCTCTGGCCAAACTGGTCCTGCGTCATAAAGGTGATGAAGTGGATGAGTCTTGCGAGGTTTCTTTTTCTGACTgtcatgcatttaaaaatgccaTCGTAACAAAACCATCCTGTCTGTTTCATTAA
- the LOC122879529 gene encoding uncharacterized protein LOC122879529 isoform X3, whose protein sequence is MATDGCSPAIFFCTCENAFYFEVHGSLFKAAKTDVVEDNFKISDQHCKHLIRSEDNKFLLLNAEGQFQVQNLTTQQQCQADCKFNIQIYKESSQVGRKGRAVMLYANRDGKKIVACCNEKHEIYPEAMDLPQYIGETAHKAVFYLMHLANQTNKFMFESSLYPAKFLGFEPIGDNPSLAKLVLRHKGDEVDESCEVSFSDCHAFKNAIVTKPSCLFH, encoded by the exons ATGGCTACCGATGGCTGCTCCCCTGctatatttttttgtacatgtgagAATGCCTTCTACTTTGAAG TCCACGGCTCCCTATTTAAAGCGGCTAAAACAG ATGTGGTTGAAGACAATTTCAAAATTTCCGATCAGCACTGTAAACATTTGATCCGAAGCGAGGACAACAAATTCCTGCTTTTAAATGCTGAGGGACAATTTCAAGTGCAAAACTTAACTACACAGCAGCAATGTCAGGCGG ACTGCAAATTCAACATCCAGATTTACAAAGAATCTAGCCAAGTGGGAAGGAAGGGGAGGGCGGTCATGCTATATGCCAATAGAGATGGCAAGAAGATAGTGGCGTGCTGCAATGAGAAGCATGAAATTTATCCTGAGGCAATG gATCTTCCACAGTACATTGGGGAAACTGCACACAAGGCAGTGTTCTACCTGATGCACCTCGCTAACCAGACTAACAAGTTTATGTTTGAGTCCTCTTTGTACCCGGCTAAATTCCTGGGATTTGAGCCCATTGGGGATAATCCCTCTCTGGCCAAACTGGTCCTGCGTCATAAAGGTGATGAAGTGGATGAGTCTTGCGAGGTTTCTTTTTCTGACTgtcatgcatttaaaaatgccaTCGTAACAAAACCATCCTGTCTGTTTCATTAA
- the LOC122879529 gene encoding uncharacterized protein LOC122879529 isoform X7, translating into MATDGCSPAIFFCTCENAFYFEAAKTDCKFNIQIYKESSQVGRKGRAVMLYANRDGKKIVACCNEKHEIYPEAMDLPQYIGETAHKAVFYLMHLANQTNKFMFESSLYPAKFLGFEPIGDNPSLAKLVLRHKGDEVDESCEVSFSDCHAFKNAIVTKPSCLFH; encoded by the exons ATGGCTACCGATGGCTGCTCCCCTGctatatttttttgtacatgtgagAATGCCTTCTACTTTGAAG CGGCTAAAACAG ACTGCAAATTCAACATCCAGATTTACAAAGAATCTAGCCAAGTGGGAAGGAAGGGGAGGGCGGTCATGCTATATGCCAATAGAGATGGCAAGAAGATAGTGGCGTGCTGCAATGAGAAGCATGAAATTTATCCTGAGGCAATG gATCTTCCACAGTACATTGGGGAAACTGCACACAAGGCAGTGTTCTACCTGATGCACCTCGCTAACCAGACTAACAAGTTTATGTTTGAGTCCTCTTTGTACCCGGCTAAATTCCTGGGATTTGAGCCCATTGGGGATAATCCCTCTCTGGCCAAACTGGTCCTGCGTCATAAAGGTGATGAAGTGGATGAGTCTTGCGAGGTTTCTTTTTCTGACTgtcatgcatttaaaaatgccaTCGTAACAAAACCATCCTGTCTGTTTCATTAA
- the LOC122879530 gene encoding succinate dehydrogenase [ubiquinone] cytochrome b small subunit B, mitochondrial-like: protein MAAVVRLSSVCRRGVKPLFYQSALLARPLVVPHKYQDQPYLLTARIHASQALYAGSGSKAASLHWTAERVLSILLLAMGPIAYFNPSPVIDYSLAAALTLHGHWGIGQVLTDYVHGDTKIKIANAGLFLLSTVTFAGLCYFNYNDVGICKAIALLWSK from the exons ATGGCGGCTGTCGTCAGGCTGAGTTCTGTGTGTCGCAGAGGAGTTAAAC CTCTCTTTTACCAAAGCGCTTTGCTGGCCAGGCCGCTGGTTGTACCACACAAATACCAGGACCAGCCCTACCTGCTGACAGCAAGGATTCATGCATCGCAGGCTCTGTACG CGGGCTCTGGCTCCAAAGCCGCCTCTCTGCACTGGACAGCAGAACGAGTGCTGAGCATCCTGCTGCTGGCCATGGGACCCATAGCCTACTTTAATCCCAGTCCTGTCATTGACTACTCCTTGGCTGCTGCCCTGACCCTGCATGGACACTG GGGAATCGGGCAGGTGTTAACAGACTACGTTCATGGGGACACAAAGATCAAGATTGCCAATGCGGGTCTCTTCCTCCTGTCCACGGTCACCTTCGCTGGTCTTTGCTACTTCAACTACAACGATGTGGGAATCTGCAAAGCCATTGCCCTGCTCTGGAGCAAATGA
- the timm8b gene encoding mitochondrial import inner membrane translocase subunit Tim8 B, with the protein MDSFDNFSASEKAEATELQRMIAIEQQKAQFQAQVHTFTDVCWDKCVDSPGSKLDYRTETCLQSCVERFIDTTLTITNRFTQMVQKGAH; encoded by the exons ATGGACAGTTTTGACAACTTCAGTGCGTCGGAGAAAGCAGAGGCGACGGAGCTTCAGCGTATGATCGCTATAGAGCAACAGAAAGCGCAGTTCCAGGCCCAG GTGCACACTTTCACTGACGTCTGCTGGGACAAGTGTGTGGACAGTCCGGGCTCGAAGCTGGACTACCGGACAGAGACTTGCCTGCAGAGCTGTGTCGAGCGCTTCATCGACACCACCCTGACCATCACCAACCGCTTCACGCAGATGGTGCAGAAGG